The Dyadobacter sandarakinus DNA window CCAGCTGCGAAATGGTGGCCGCGATCGCTGCTCCGTATGCTCCGTATGCAGGTATCATAATGAAATTAAGGGACAGATTTGTAACCAGGCCGATCAATGTCCGGTACAGGCTAAACTTCTGCAGATTTTCGATAACCAAGTACTGAGTTGTAGATACGCCTAGAAATATGGGTACCAGTGACCAGATATGGATAATCAGAATTGGGCTCGCCAGCATATATTCTTCCCCGTAAAGCTGTCTGATAATCACATCGGAAAATAGTGAAATCAGTAGGGCAGTTAGGATGGAAATCCTGGCCATCCAGTTAAGGAAGTTCTGCATTTTTGTGATAAACTCATCCCAGCTTCTGCTTCTGGCTGCCATTAACGAAGGCAGGTAGCTCCCTGCTACGGCCATGGGTAAAAAGGTGAAAATATCAGAGATCTTGATTGCAGAGCTAAACAGGCCGAGCTCCTCTTCCCCAACCATAGAACCCACCATAATCTGGTCGATACGGATGTAAATCACAATGGCAAGACTGGCAATGGTAAAAGGCCAGCCCTTGGACAGAAGCCGCTTGACTAAGTTGAAACTGAACTTCCAGGCAAAAATGTTATTCTCCTTCTGATAAAACAAGGTCAGAAGAAAGTAGGAGAGAACCGCCTCAATACCCATGGCAGCGGCAAACCAGATCAGTGATTTGCCGGCAATCAGAAAATATACCCTCACAAATGCACCAAGAACGTAGGCGACGTTTTTGGATATCACCGTTAACTTGGATTGCAGCTTGGATTGAAAATCAAGATCGATCAGGTCGAAAGGTGTGATCAGGACGTTCAGGGACAAAAATGCCAGTAGCCAGTAATAGTGTGTGTCGAGCCCGCTGTAATAGAAGTATAAAGCAACTGCAATGATCAGTATGGGGCTGATTAGTAATCGGGTAGTGAAGCTGGTACCTAGTATTGCGTTTTTGTCTTCCGGATGTTGAAGGAATTCTTTTACCAGAAAGCCATCCAGACCCAGCTTTGCGATGGCAATCATAATGGTCACAAATGCATTGACAAAGTTCAGTTCTCCCCATTGAGTCGGCCCCAGATACCTTGCTACCCAGATACCTACAACAAGGCCAACTACCAGCTTGAAAACCTTGTCGAATGAAAGCCAGAATATGTTAAGAAAAACCGGATTACGAATTTTAGTTTTAACCGTACTTAGAATACTGCCTTGTCGCATGAATTGCTGTTTATGTAGGTACGTGGAACTCAGCAGGAGCCAAATTCTCACGAAAACATTGTCAATATCATGTAAAAATAGGAAAAGTCGGCTATCCATCAGAGTAAGGCAAGACCTAATAACCTTTTCAGCTTGTTACTGACCCGTTCAGCAATGGTTGGTAATTCCTTCTTGTAGACGTAATAATCAGCCTCCACAATCGGAACAAAGAAGTCAGGATGCACAAGCTGGCCTATTTCTTCCAGAGGTAAGTTTGCAAACTTGCTCGTACTGTCCTTGGTATGCGTTCCCAGATGACCAAATCCAATGTTACTCACCATGTTGAAATTGGGATTGATGCATAATCCGTTGTTCCAGAAGTTAAGAAAGGCATATTGCACGTCCCAGGTGTTCAGCTGCATGGTATGAACCTGGTGCAGTGACTCTATAAGCCTGTTTGTGACCGCCTTGTTTTCATACACATATTTGAAAAGGTCATCTTTCAGGAAGTTTTCCAGAAGCATGAGGTTCTCATCGTAGTTCTGCCAGGCACGTCTCCATGATGCCCAACCCCAGATATTGGTAATTTTTGAAAAGTAGTAGCTGGCCCGGCCGAACTTCTTTTCATGACCAAGGCATGCACCGCTGATATGTACGATCCGCGTATCAAAGCGGTATTTTTCCAAAAGCAGGTCGCAGAACCTGAAAAAGCTTTCATTGGGCAGACAATCGTCTTCCAGAATGATACCTTCCGGTTCATTGGAAAAAAACCACTTGATCGCTCCGCTGACAGCAGCCTTGCATCCAAGATTGTGTTGCTGGTACAGCATATAAACTTTACAATCCCAGTCAACATTTATCAGCTCCCGGGTTTGCTGGCATAAATAAACATCTTCTTCCCTATCAGGTCGCGGACCATCAGCTGCTATATAAAGCCTTTGTGGCCGTACGGCCCTGATTTTGTCAAAAACAAGAGCAGTTACGTCAGGCCGGTTAAATACAATGAAAAGAACAGGGGAGAGGGTTTTGTACATACATCTTGTACATATATAGTGTGTAAAAAAAGGTAGGCGTGTGAGGGCTGGCAGGGTTACCTCGGGTCTTTGAAAATCAGGCTTGTCAGCGTTTTTCCAACCATGACATAGTCCTTTGACCGCAGGAAGTTATAAATCCCCGAATCGCTCAGTTTTTCAACATCCAGGTTCACATCTTCGGCAACAACCATCTTCGGACGGAATTTAAGCCAGTTGTTGCTGGATAATACTTCAAGGTCAAGCCCTTCCACATCAACTGTCAGGAAGTCAATGGGAGTTTCTGCACGGAGGTGTGTTTCAAGAATGCCATCGAGCCGCTGCACCGGGATGTCTGTTGATCCGGTAATTTTATAGCTCGTTTGCTTGTCCCTCCCAAAAGAAAGTTCTTTTGAAAAACCGTTCAGGGCGGGCTCATCAAACATGTAGTAAGTCATACTGCCATTCTGTTGCGCAATCCCTGTCTCCAGATTGATATCTCTGGGCCGGAAAAAGTCAAAGAGTTCCTTGGTACCAGGCTTCGCATCAATGTTGATGCCGCTCCATCCCATTTTATAAAATAAATAAGTGTTGGAAAACCTGAATGGATGATGCGCGCCTACATCAATGTAAAATCCGCCTCGTTTGTAGTTAAAAAACGAGACAAGCAGCATATCTTCTCCATGTTGGGCATAGGAAGTTTTTCTTGAAAGAAGATAACGGAAATGGTTGATGTGCATAGCTTTTTAGATGTTTGATCGGATTATTTTGTCACTTTAAAAAGCATTGAAAAACTGTCGAGCTGATATCGGAAAACCAGCCTGGTCGCATTGAAAAATGCATTACTTAAAATCGCAGAAACGGAGTAGGAGATTACTGTTGCGATTGCAGCTCCCTTGGCGCCGTACCAAGGAATCAGCAACAGATTGAGCACGATATTCATGATCAATCCTGAGAGTGTTTTGAATAAGCTATACTTCTGCAGATTCTCGATAATCAGGTACTGCGAAGCGGCAACTCCCAGGTACACAGGGATAATGGACCAGATATAGATGATAAGTACATCGGATGCACCATTGAACTCGGGACCAAACAGCAAATGGATAATCTGATCAGCAAACAGGCTTACTACGATGGCAGAGCCAAGTGAGATTCGTGTCATCCAGTTCATCAGCGTTTGTATGCCAGAGAGAAATTTGGCATTGTTTGCCTCCTTTTGATGGTTTATCAGGGTGGGCATATAACTGCTGCACACCGCAACCGGGATGAATAAGAATAATTCGCTCAGCCTCACCACCGAACTGAACAAGCCAAGCTCGCGCGTGCCAGACAGTTGTTCAATCATCAGCTGATCGACACGCATATAAAGGATAATAGCGACATTGGAGATTACAAACGGCCAGCAGGTACGTACGAAGTCGTTTACGATGGCAGAACTGAATTTCCAATCACGCAGGTTGTACCGTTTTTGATAAATGAAAACCAGAAAAGCATACGAAAGCAGCGTTTCCAGCCCCATGATAGCAGCAAACCAGAATAGGGGTTTATGGCTTGTGATCAGGTAAATTTTGCCAGCCGCACCTATGATGTAGGCCGTGTTTTTGGAGATGACGGTCAACCTGGATTGTAGTCTGGCCTGAAATTCAATGTCGATCAGGTCAAAGGGTGCAATCAGGAAGTTACACGAGAGTAATACAAATAATAGGAAATCATCAAAAACAGCCCCGGATGCAAACAGAAAAAGCGAAGCGGCTCCAAAGGCAATAGGCAAGATCGCGATGCGGGAAACGAATGCTGTGCCCAGCAGCTCATTGCGGGCCTGGGGGTTTTGAACAATGGACTTGACTAAAAATCCATCCATTCCCAAATTACATAGCGGAATAAGAATGCCAATTATCGCGAGGATGTAATTCAGCTTTCCCCATTGCGCGGGACCAAGGTACCTGGCAACCCATATTCCGACCAGTAATCCGATAATAATTCTGAGGGCTTTGTCAAAAGCCAGCCAAAATACATTTTGCACCAGGGGGCTTCTAATGTCGGATTTCAGCCTGGTTAACTGTGCAGAAAATAACATGTGTGTATATCATAGTGTGGTAATTTTCAGTGTAATCCGTTGAGTAGGGGCTCTCAGTCTTGCTGCCTGTAAGTGCCCGTGAGGTGGTCAATAATCCTTTCTTTCTTAATCAAAACATAAATCAGGGTAATGAATACGCTCACGATTGCAGTGATGGCGCCATATCTGAACCTTTTCGGGCTGCTCTTTGCGAGAGGAACTTTTGCTGGTTCCAACACTTTAAATACCGGCTTTTCATCCTTCACACTGATTTTTGCCTGCTCAAACTTTTGAACTAACGAGCTGTACAACGATTCTGAAAGTACATATTCTGCTTGTAACCTTTGTTCTTCGATGCGCGCCACATTGGAAAACGTGTTTCTATTCCGGTCACGATAGCTTTGCAACGCCAGCTCTGCATTACCTAACCTCTTTTTTGCTTCCCTGACGCGTTCATTAAGCATCTTGACATTCTGCGTCTCCTTGGTCGTCCGGTAATCTTCAACATATTGCATCAGATAGCGTTTGGCAATCTCAACGATGATAGCAGATACAAATGGATCTTCCGTTTCAGCACTAATCTGTATGATACCCGTTTTTTGATCAACAGTGGAGTTGAAAAGAGAAATTGCTCTGGCGATATTACTTTGTTCCTCCGGCGAATAAGAAAGCACATCGGTGTACGATAATCTGTTAAAAGCTTTCGGTGCTTCCTTCTTTGAACCTGAAAATATCCTGCTCAAAAAGCCGGGAGATTTTTCTTTAGCATTTCTGTTCAAAAAAGCTTCCAGACTCGGATAACTATGATTCTGCTGATCCTTAACCGGCTGCTTCAGCACAAATGCGCCAAACGGAGAACTTTGAAGAATAGTAGGATATAACTCCGGCAGCAGCTTTTCTGCACCATCTGAATTCAATCCCGCTGCGAGAAATGCAAAAGAACTTCTCCTGCTCGTACCATACTCAGGGAGTACGACAATACGGGATTCAAACATTTTTGTTACGAAAAAACTCAGCCCGAATCCTAGTATACCTGAAACTACAGCAATAATAAAGAATAGCCTGATATATCGCCGGACAAACAGGATGATATCTGCAAATCCCACTTCAAGCACATTACTCCCACTTTTAGCCCTCGCGTCTTCTGTCGGCAACGTTGTCATAGTTATTAGTTGTTGCGGCTTAAAGTGATGACTGCCAGTGTAATGGTACTGGCAAGAGAGGCTATGAATGAAAACAAGGCTACGCGCTCGCCGGGCGTTCTTTCCCGCTGAGGCTCCTGGATTTTGATAGGAATTGTCACTACCGATCCGGGCTCTACCTTCGGGTATTTATGGAAAAACAGGAAATTTTTGGTTCTGTGTGTCCGGCCGTTCGGATAGGAAACATAAACCCGTTTTTTCCATCCGTACTCATTGAAACCACCCGCCTGGGAAATATAATCGTTGAAACTGAACTGACCGTCAAAGTTCATCACCGACGGATTATGAACACCTCCCTGTATTCTGACCGTCTCTGAACGCATAGGGATAATCAGTGTGTCTCCGTTCAGCAGCAAAAGGTTTGATGCCAGTGACGGTTTGTTCAGTACAGCCTCAATATCTACCGCAATCAGCTCCCGCGACCGGTAAAAACGAGCGCCTGCCAGGTATGCCTCCTTTTTGATTCCTCCTGCTTTGGGAAAAAGGTCCGAAATGCGTTCAAAATTGTTAATGATTGTGTAGTTACCCGGGTAGGTTACTTCACCCAATATCGTAACAGTCTTTTGCTCCTCGTATCGTGGTGACTTACGTACAATGACAATGTCATGCGGCAGCAGCTTGAACTTCTGATCTTCGGGACTGAGTACCAGGTTTTCGGCCACGTTTATCGTAAAAATCCTGACATTTTGCGCAGTAGGCAGGTCCAGTGTGTCGTTTTTAACACGTCGCGAGACTTCAATCCGGTAGGGAATACCGCCGTCTGTATAGCCTCCTGACTGGAATATCAGGTCTGCAATGGTAATATCTTTATAATAATAATAGTTACCGGGGTTCATGACCGACCCTGAAACAGAGAGGTATGCAAACTCTTTCAGATCGTCTACCGACTTGATCGTCAGAACATCTCCGGGTAATAGTGGAATGTCAGCAATTTCTCCTTTCACCAGCTTGCCCAGATCAATGGATACAATGCTGGTTTGAACATCGGTAGCAGGTCTTTCAAGAATGGCGCGGTTTAAAAATGCCCTTGGACTTAGTCCCTGCGCCATTTGAATCAGTTTCAGAACTGTATTGCAGCGTTCTTCCAGCGGGTATGCACCCGGAATAACAACAGCACCTTGCACTTCCACCTGATTTGCTACCACGTCGAGAATCTTCCTTACATTAATTACGTCCCCGTTTCTTGGCGTAAAGCTTGCTATCTGAGCAGAGTCCAGGGTTCCGATCACATAGTTAGCGCCTGTGTTGCGCTGGTACGTAATGTTTTTGGTAAATGCTTCAGGTGTAAATCCGCCGGCGTAACGAATGAGGCTCATCACCGATTCACCGGTTTTTGCCTCAAAAATTCCCGGACGCTTCACCTCCCCGGTCAACTCCACGCGGCTGTCAAACGGTCTGATCAGAATGATATCCTGATCCTGCAGTGCAATGTTGTCACGCAGGTCAGCATCTACCAGGAACCGGTATAAATCTATTTTACGGATCACCCCGTTATTACGAATCACTTCAATGTTGCGGTAGGAACCATTGATGCCCGGACCGCCCGAAATAGAAAGTACATTAAAGGCCGTGGCCAGCGACGAAACCGTGTAAGAGCCGGGCTGCAATGCTTCACCCGTCACCATTACCCGAATGCTCCTGACTCCGCCCAGCGTAATCGAAGAGTAAGTGCCTGACCCTGGCCTGTTCAATGAGGAGTATGCCTGACGTAACCTGTTTACAATCCTTTCGCTGGCCTGCTCAATAGTAAGTCCATTCACGTAAACCGGCGCAAGGTTCAGCATTTTGACAGTACCTTCCGGGCTGATCTTCATCCTGAAATTGTCTACCGAGTTCCCGTAGATATCAACAATGATTTCGTCATCAGGCCCCAGAATGTAATTCCTCGGAGTTGCAATCCGCAGGTTGGGTTCAAAAGTGTTTGAAGCCCTTGCAAAAAATGATGATCCGAAGGTTTTATCCGGCGTCCGGTTTGTCTCCGTTTTAATGGAATCTTTCTGATTTATATCAGCTTCCAGCTCCTGCTGGTTACCTTGCTGGCGGCTTTCATCCTGCTCGCCGCGGTTGGTCGTGGTCGCAGGCTGGGTTTGCTGGCTAGGTTGCTGCAAACGCTTTCGCATGGCCGAAATCTGATCAAGCGTATAGCCGCGCTGCAAGGCAGCCCGCTCAATGTCCATATCCGTCATACCTGCCGATTTCGCGCGATTGTAAAACTCTACTGCCTGCTGATTGGATACCTGGTTAGGGTCAGTCGGCGTGGTTGTATTGTTGTTCTGAGGATTTGTCTGCGGCTGAGTAGTGGTTGTCTGCGGCTGGGTAGGTTGCTGAGTACTGGTATTTTGGCCAAATGCAGCAAAGCTGAGCGTAAAAAGCAGAATAAGAATAAAGCCCTTGCAACGTGGTCCAAAAAAAGGTCTGTAATGCATGTAGTGGTTAGTTACATAGGACAATAACCGTTTCCGGACATCGTCGGGTTATATGTTAAGGTTTTTAAAAACTGCGGAACCGACTCCATGTTGAAAGTCCGGTTCCGCGATATTCCCGTGATTATGCCTGGTCAACCCGGATAGAAAGCTCTTTCAGCTGACCGTCCGAGATATGCGAAGGCGAGTCGATCATGACGTCACGTCCCGAGTTGTTTTTCGGGAAAGCAATGAAGTCCCGGATCGAGTCTGCCCCGCCGAATATAGAACAAAGTCTGTCAAATCCAAAGGCAATGCCGGCATGCGGAGGAGCCCCGAATTCAAATGCATTCATCAGAAACCCAAACTGTTCCTGCGCTTCTTCCGCTGAAAATCCGAGGATTTCGAACATTTTTTGCTGCAGTTCTTTTGCAAAAATCCGCACGGACCCTCCGCCTACTTCCACTCCGTTGATTACCATATCATAAGCATTTGCGCGAACCTGGCCCAGGTTAGTGTCCAGCAGGTCAATATCCTCTGGCTTTGGACTTGTAAACGGGTGGTGCATCGCAAACCAGCGGTTTTCAGCCTCGCCAAATTCAAGCAGCGGGAAGTCAAGCACCCAGAGTACCTTATAATCGTCCGGATTACGAAGGCCCAACCGTGATCCCATTTCCAGCCGGAGCTCATTGAGCTGCTTGCGTGCTTTGTCGGCATTGTCCGCCACGAGCAGGATCAGGTCGCCAGGCTTTGCATCGAATGCAACAATCCACTTTTTTAAGTCTTCTTCCGAATAGAATTTGTCAACGGATGATTTCACTGATCCATCGGTATTGTAGCGTACATATACCAACCCTTTGGAACCAATCTGCGGGCGCTTCATCCATTCAGTCAGCTCGTCCACCTGCTTGCGGGTGTACTCGGCACAACCCGGTGCCGCAATGCCCACAACCATGCCTGCATTATCAAACACACCAAAACCCTTGCCCGATGTGAGATCCTGCTCCTGGCCTTTCAATTCCACAAACTGCATCGCAAAACGGGTATCAGGCTTGTCGGAACCATACAGGCGCATGGCATCCGCATAGGTCATGCGGGGCACTTCATCCAGGGTAATGCCTTTTACTTCTTTAAAAAGACTGCGGATCAGCCCTTCAAACGTGTTCAGAATGTCTTCCTGCGTCACAAATGACATTTCACAGTCGATCTGCGTAAATTCCGGCTGGCGGTCGGCACGGAGATCTTCATCCCTGAAACACTTCACGATCTGATAATAACGGTCAAATCCGCCCACCATCAGCAACTGCTTGAAAGTCTGCGGCGACTGCGGCAATGCATAAAACTCGCCCGGGTTCATGCGGCTGGGTACCACAAAGTCCCGTGCACCTTCCGGAGTTGATTTGATCAGTACTGGCGTTTCTACCTCGATAAAATCCAGATTGTCAAGGTAAGCACGCGTGTGACGTGCAACCTGGTGGCGCAACTGAAGGTTTTTACGCACCGCATTTCTGCGAAGGTCAAGGTACCTGTATTTCATGCGGATATCGTCCCCTCCATCCGTTTCGTCCTCGATCAGGAAAGGAGGCAGCTTGGCTGCATTCAGGATTTGCAACTTCGTGACACGTATCTCTATATCGCCGGTAGCGATTTTATCATTCTTGGATAGCCGCTCAATGACGGCGCCTTTGGCAGAAATCACAAATTCACGCCCCAGCGAACGTGCTATGTCGAGTACTTCCGCGGGAGTTTTTCCCTCTTCAAAAAGAAGCTGGGTAAGCCCGTAGCGATCCCGCAAATCCAGCCATATCATACCGCCTTTGTCCCGCACACGCTGGACCCAGCCACACAATACAACCTCTTGATTTACATCTTTTAAGCTTAACTCCCCACAGGTATGTGTACGTAACATATAACTTTTTTAATGCTGATATTGTGAAAACGCCTGATAATAAATGGCGCAAAACTACGTATTTTTAGCAAATCTAACATGCTGAGTTTTTCATGAGCCTATACAAAAAGCAGGGCAGTCAGATTGGTCTATTCTTCTATTTGCTGGTTTTCTGCCTGACCTGCGCCTGTGGTCCCGATCCTGACCCTGCGGTTGAAACACCCGCCGATTTTGAAACCAAAGCCCGGAAGTATCCCATCCAGCCCGGCATCGTAGACGAGGCGTCTGGTCTGGCGGCGAGTAAAAGTATGCCCGGTTTTTTGTGGACACACCAGGATTCGGGCGCGCCTCCTGCCTTGTACCTGATCAGTCCGGACGGAAAAAGGATTAAAACGTTTAACATTCCGGGTGCGCAAAACCACGACTGGGAAGATGTAGCCATGGGGCCGGGTCCGGTTCAGGGGGTAAATTACCTTTATATAGGAGACACCGGCAACAATAACAGTCCTGTCACGCCCACCAACACCATCTACCGCGTACCCGAAATCGTCGATTCTACGGCTGCATTTGGTATTGCTGACAAAATCACATTTAGCTATCCCGATGGTCTGCGCGACGCGGAGGCTGTAATGGTAGACCCTGCTACCAGGGATATCCTGATTATTTCAAAAGAAAGTAATACTACCGGTCTGTACCGGCTTGCCTATCCGCAATCTACCAACGGTACAATCGTCGCCGAAAAGATGGGCAATGTTCCCGATGTGGCCATTGCCACGTCCGCAGACATTTCTCCCGATGGTTCAGAAATCCTGGTACGCACTTACATTGCGGTATATTACTGGAAGAAAAAGGCGGATGAAAGTATTGCACAAACCTTGCTGAAACCTTCTGTACGCCAGTTTCTGGTGGAGCTGGAACCGCAGGGGGAGAGTGTTTGCTTCGACCAGTCAGCCGCGGGTTTTTATACGCTGAGCGAAAAAGGAAAGTCCGCCGGTGTTTCATTGAATTACTACAAAAGAAAATAGTCTCTTATGCTCAAACATTTCCTCCTGCCTGTATTGCTGCTGATTTCATTGTTTTCGGCAGCCCAGTCCGACGAACCATTTATCCGCGAAAATTATACAAAAGCCGAATATGATATCCCGGTGCGTGACGGCATTAAGCTGCATACCATTGTATATAAGCCCAAAGATGCGTCGTCTGAAAAAAAGTATCCTTTTCTGATGCAGCGTACGTGTTACAGCGTCGCACCCTATGGTGCCGACAAGTATCCGCCGCGCCTGGGTCCGAGCCCGGCGCTGATGCGCGACAAATTTATTTTTGTGTACCAGGATGTGCGCGGCCGCTATATGAGTGAGGGCGTATGGACCAATATGACGCCTCACATTGATGATAAAAAAGCGAAAACCGACGTGGACGAGGCGTCCGACATGTACGATACCATTGAATGGCTCCTCAAAAACATTCCGGAAAACAATGGCCGCGTGGGTCAGTGGGGCATTTCCTATCCTGGCTTTTATACTACTGCCAGCGCGCTGGCCCAGCATCCTGCCTTAAAGGCTTCTTCACCTCAGGCACCTATTTCGGACTTCTTTTTTGACGATTTCCACCACAATGGTGCGTTTACCCAGGCATATTATACAACGTTCCCTGTTTTCGGGATCAAGCCGCCAAAGCCTACCACCCAGTCGTGGTTTGCGCCTGAAATGATACACCCTGAGCCTGATGGCTATACTTTCAATATGAAAATGGGGCCGCTGAAAAACTATGATAAGTATTACTCCAAAAACTTCTTCTGGCAGGAAACGGTAAACCATCCCAACAAGGACGAGTTCTGGCAGAAACGGGATATACTTCCGCATCTGAAAGGACTGAAACATGCATTCATGACGGTTGGAGGCTGGTTTGATGCCGAAGATCTTTACGGGCCGCTGAATACCTACAAAACCATTGAGAAGAACAACCCTTCCATTTACAATACCCTGGTGGTAGGTCCTTTCGGGCATGGAAGATGGAGCCGGGAGACTGGCCATACAATGCACAATGACATTTACTTCGGCGACAGCATTGCTACTTTTTACCAGAACAATATTGAGGCTACTTTTTTCAGGCATTTTCTCAAAGAAGCAGGAGACGGAAAGACGGGTTTGCCGGAGGCTTATCTGTTTGATACAGGTAAAAAACAATGGAAAACCTACGATAAATGGCCGCTGCCTTCTGCCGAAAAGCGCAAGCTCTATTTTCATGCAAAAGGAAAGCTCGACTTTACCCAGCCCAAAGAAAGCGCCTCAGCCAGCGAGTACGTGAGTGACCCCATGAAGCCCGTGCCTTATACTGACAATTACAAGCAAATGGCGGGTTTTACGCCTTTTGAGTACATGTCCGAAGACCAGCGCTTTGCAGCTGTCAGGCCTGATGTGCTCGTTTTTGAAACGGAGCCTTTGAAAGAGGATATGACGCTCGGAGGCGAAATCACGGCTTTGCTGAAAATCAGCACCACTGGCACCGATGCCGATTTTTTTGTTAAGCTGATTGATGTTTATCCTGACAATGAGCCCAACCACGACTACCTGCCCAATCCGCGTACCGTGCTGGCGGGTTACCAGCAAATGGTGAGGAGCGAGATCATGCGTGCCAGGTTCCGCAAGAGTTTTGAAAAACCGGAGCCGCTTGTAGCCGGGCAAGTTACCGATATCAATTTCAGATTACAGGATGTGCTGCATACCTTCAAAAAAGGCCACAGGATCATGGTGCAGGTGCAAAGTACCGCATTTCCGCTTTTTGACCGTAATCCTCAGAAGTACGTAGAGAACATTTACAAGGCCGAACAAGCCGATTTTATTACTGCAAAACAGACGATTTACCACCAGTCAGGTGCAGCAAGTGCACTTGAAGTGGAAGTAAT harbors:
- a CDS encoding CocE/NonD family hydrolase translates to MLKHFLLPVLLLISLFSAAQSDEPFIRENYTKAEYDIPVRDGIKLHTIVYKPKDASSEKKYPFLMQRTCYSVAPYGADKYPPRLGPSPALMRDKFIFVYQDVRGRYMSEGVWTNMTPHIDDKKAKTDVDEASDMYDTIEWLLKNIPENNGRVGQWGISYPGFYTTASALAQHPALKASSPQAPISDFFFDDFHHNGAFTQAYYTTFPVFGIKPPKPTTQSWFAPEMIHPEPDGYTFNMKMGPLKNYDKYYSKNFFWQETVNHPNKDEFWQKRDILPHLKGLKHAFMTVGGWFDAEDLYGPLNTYKTIEKNNPSIYNTLVVGPFGHGRWSRETGHTMHNDIYFGDSIATFYQNNIEATFFRHFLKEAGDGKTGLPEAYLFDTGKKQWKTYDKWPLPSAEKRKLYFHAKGKLDFTQPKESASASEYVSDPMKPVPYTDNYKQMAGFTPFEYMSEDQRFAAVRPDVLVFETEPLKEDMTLGGEITALLKISTTGTDADFFVKLIDVYPDNEPNHDYLPNPRTVLAGYQQMVRSEIMRARFRKSFEKPEPLVAGQVTDINFRLQDVLHTFKKGHRIMVQVQSTAFPLFDRNPQKYVENIYKAEQADFITAKQTIYHQSGAASALEVEVIK